Within Buteo buteo chromosome 10, bButBut1.hap1.1, whole genome shotgun sequence, the genomic segment cccagccccaggcgcaccctggggacacccgCTCCCTTTTTCAGCACCTTTCCCCGGCGCTTCCTCCCGAATCGGAATAAAACGGCGTTACCTGCTGGGCCCAACTCGGCTTTTCCAGGAGTATTTAACTTTGCCGGTCCCTCCTGGGAACCAAACAAGCGGCTCAACCTCACCAATCTCGCAGCTTTGGCAGCCAAAGTTGCCTCTAGTCTTCTTATTTGTCACAGAACCGCCGCGCTAAGGCTCGGGAGAATCTTTATTTAGTGTTGCAGATGTCACCAAGGCACCGCAGATTGGAAATGAGTCCAAAGGATTAAGACGAGGTTATTAATTGGAGGCCTTCCCCTTTAAGAATGATTGACAGTTACTTTCTGGACAAGTAATTGCTCTAAATGTCCCCCCAGCGCGGGtccgggggggcggcggcggacAAAGCCCCGAACTGCCTTCCCCACTCAGATTGTCTCCCCACAAAGGCGTCCTGCTGGAGTTTGCCTTGTAATCCCCTCATTACGGGCGAGGAAAAAGAATTAGGAACAGGGGGAGCGGAGAAGAAAGGccggggtggtgggggggaggggggaggattTCCTTCGGCCGCCGAGGCTCTGCCCCGGGAATGGGGTCCAGGGCAGGCGCCCCAAGTCTCGGCGGGATGGGGATGCTGCGGTGGTGGGTGTCGTGTTCCCCCCGCCCTGGGATGGGGATGATGAGCTTGGGGGTGGCCCTGGTGACGGCATGTGTGGCCCCGTGGGCTCCCGGTgatgctgcctgcagagccctGCCCATGTGGGGAGCGGGGACGGGGACCGGGGATGGGGAGAGGTGTGACAGCCGGCGACGGGCACTGGGTGTGGGGACAGAGATGAGGACCAGGCATGGGGTCCAGCTGTGGGGATGAAGTGTGGGGACCGGGTTTGGGGTCTGGGGACCTGCTATGGCGTCTGGGTGTGGGGACCGGGTGGGAGGACCAGGCGTAGGGACCAGGCACCCTGAACAGCCTTGGGGACCTGGTGTGGACACCAGGCGTGGGGAAGAGCCGTGGGGACCAGGGGTAGGGACCAGGCATGGGGACCAAGTGTGGGGACCAGCCGTGGGTTGCAGGCATTGGGCACCGTCCACGGCACCAGGCGTGGGGATAATTCACGGACATGGGACTGAGCACGGGGACTGGGCGAGGGGACACGCTGTGGGGACCAGCTATAGGGTCCAGCCGTGGGGACCATCCCTGGGGGCTGCCCACAGGCCCTCGCCGTGGGGGTGTGGGGCAGAGGCagccgggctggggggcagaAACAccatccctctcctcccccatcccactgccgCCCCGGGGATCCCAGCTCAGTGGGCAACGGGAACATCACgatgggggtcctggggtgcTCCGGTTGGGGTGTGCTCAGTGCTGAccggacaccccccccccatcctgccaggcaggttttgcccttttctttttcggtttacttttgctttctccCAAAAGCCTCTTCCTGCCACCTGCAAACTCTGCCACCCCCAGCCACCGTCTCGGCTTCCTCCcactcccttcctctcctcgCCATGGTTCCCCTTTCGGGTGGCAAATGtcagtgtggggtttttggcCCCCCGCCCCCCTGACCCCGTGCCAGATGGCTGCTGGCCCCACACAGGTCTGTGCCCTCCCCAACAGAACTGCTGCCGGTGGGACCCCGCAGCCACCTCTGCACCCCAGTTTGGGCCCGGAGGCCATCTCGGCGTCCCTCCCAGCCGGGCTGTGCAGCTTCGCCTGCCCCATCTGACACTGCTCTGGGGACAGAGTGACGCTGTTTTGGGGATGGCATGCTACCACCCAGGGGACAGCGTGCCACCACCCCAAGGATGGCGTGACCCCGCACCGGGGATGGCGTGACATgcccctggggctggggtgaCACCCCCCACGCCACACAGCCCCGCTTGCAGCAGGGGTGTGCAAGGAGGTGCTGCCTTCGGGGGCGGTTTGGGGACATCCCCAGGCGCAGGGATGACACGTGGGGACGGGGATGCAAACAGGCACCTGGACCTGCTGCTCCCACTCACCGGGGGGCCAGCGCTCGTGCCCACGCCGACCACCTCGGTGGGTGCCAGATCTGGGTCCCCTGCTCCGGTGGCTTcccccagggtgcccccccagccccggtgggCGCAGAGAGATGCCGCCATGCCAGGACCTGTGGTCCCTGGGGTGCCAGGGCTGGTTTTAGGAGCGgggggctgcccagctgcctgGCTTTGGCGCTGCCCACCGGGCAGTGTGCGTGGCGCCGGCCCCGCTGGCCGCCTTAAGGTGTTGGCTcgcacggggaggggggaggccaGCAGGCTTATTTGCCAAATGATTATAATTGCCTTTTAGGAGCAGATAGCAAATTGATTTGCTTCCTCGTCCAAGGCCCGTAATCGCTTcatcactttaaaatattaatgctaTACTTCTTTGCTAGTTTCCCAATTACCCTAATTGAAGGCAAATTGGTTAAGAAGGTGCAATGCAGAGTATCAGGGGGTTTAGTTCACTCAAATGACAGTTTTAAACCTCCCTAATCCTATTAGCGGGCAAAGCTGCTAACGCTTAGAGACGCTGCGTCAGCTTACCGGGGCGGTGGGGCCGGAGGCGGGGGTCGGaccggggggcggccgggggccACCGGCCTCACGTGACCAGCTCGGCCGAGGATTTATCACTTTTTTAGTTCATTAAGAGGCCTTGGGCAGgcggggaggcagcaggggtgACCCAAAAGGGTGCTGAGTGGGAGGCAGGTGGCAGCGGGGGGGGCAGGACGATTAGCTAAGGAGACCTGGTGGAGGGTCCTGACCCGAATCCCAGCCAGCACTGGGAGCTCCTGCGCAGCCCcactgggagtactgggagcAGGACTGCCTGTCAGGGTGGGATGAGGCCCCGGTACAGAGCGGAGATGGAGGAACCCACCGTGACAGGGCACGTTGGGGACTTCGGTGCCACCATCCTGGCCGCTGGCACTCAGCCtcgagccccagccctggggagagTGAGAACGTGGGGTGGGAACGGGGCTGTGCCGGGTGCCACGGCTGCTGCCGCCCCATCAGGGACCTGGCCGGGGAACCGGTGGGGACATGGACGGCCCCATCCCGTGCAGCACAGGTGAATTTTTGAGCCTAAATGGGAGATTTTGCAAGTTCTGAAGAAAGGCTGGCGAGCAGGAATGGTAGCAACGGCAGGAAcagtggggacagcagggccACCAACCACGAGGAGGGTCCCAGGGATCCAGCCCTGATGTGCCTGTCACACACTCCCTGGGATGCTCCAGCAGTCACCAGCCCCTTGACTGGTACCTGGAGGGGTGGGTGCCCGGGGAGAACCGAGCACCTCATGCACCCAGGGACTTTCTTGCTGGAGTTCCTACAGCTCTGGGTGCTCCGGCCAGGGTGGCTGAGACCTGTGGCTCTTGTGACAGCGATGAGTGAACTCCGTGGCACAACTCCCACCACACCTGCGCTGGATTCGGtcgctccctcccagccccgctgccgcaGTCGTaggcagcccagggcagggctgtccccgCTGGCCTTTCCGGAGCAGATGGCCCCAGCGTGGGGAGGACGGAGGGGGCTCAGCGCGTCCTTTCTTTCATGCAAACACAGCGTGACTCCCCCGGCGGCTCCTGCTCCAGCGGGGACGTGCCGTTGGGGCCAGCGCTGGCGGTACATTTTACAAAGGTTCAGCTAGCTTAGTCCTCGGGGACAGGCTACTCAGGCAGATTAAACCTCGCTAAAATAGGCAGGTATTAGTGATctcagcagcccccagccttcCGGCGTGGCGGCTTTTAAGCCAGTGCCACTGCCGAACACCCAGGAGAAGGGAGCAAGTCCCCGAAGGGGCAAGAGGTCTGGGCACCCCGGCCCCGGCCAAAGGGACCCTGTGGCAGGGGGATGCTTGAGGGTAGGTTTAATGCTACCACGACCCCTGCCAGTGCTTACCCCCAAGGAATGTCCCGAGGGGGGGGCCCTGGGTCCCGCTGGCTTCCGTGCACCACTGGGGTGCAGCCGTGCCTGGGGGATGCTGCAGAATGGGGGGATGGATCTGGCAGCTGAGCGTAAtgggctgggtgctggcttGGGGGCACTTGGGGCAGTTCTGCTGCAGCGGTGTCATCGTGTCCTCCTCCCGCCCAGGACAGGGTTCGTGCAGGCAAGGGGTACGGCAGGAAAACCAGACTGGTGCCAGTAAAAGCCATGTTTATTGAGCCAAATGGTGTGTGAGGCTCCTGGGCTGGTTCCTGCGGGTGATGGAGCATCAGGGACCACCACTGGCCCCATCCAGGGGCTCACACCAGGGGCATTGCAGGGATGGGCTTGGCCAACACAGCTagaggggacccaggtgtcctgcatcccagcacccacccagaGCACCCCAGAAAAGCAACAGGGAATGATTTTGGGGAGGAATTCCCACCCTTCAGTGTGTATATTGGGACCCCCACCCGCATCCCATCACTCCCAGGGCGGGCAGCAGGGGCTGAGCACCACCGCTGTCAGTGTTACCCACCGGCAGGGTGGGCAGCGATGCTACATCAGGGTGCACTTCTCCTTCACCTCGTCCACGCTGCCCAACGCGCGGTCCCGCAGCGCCGGCAGGTCAACCTCCCGCAGCTTTGTCAGGAAGGCAAAAGCCCCGGCAccgccatcctcctcctcttcctcctcgctGTGCACCATGGCGGCCAGCTCCTGCGGCAGCTCCACCGCGCCGCCGGCGATGTGCAGTTGAGCATCATCCCGCTCGTCCTGCGCACAGATGGGAGATGGCATCGGGGTTACCCACCAGGCGCCCACCAGCCGTGGGGGTGGGGGTCAGGGGGTCAGCAGGTCCCTCAGGGCCAGCTGGGCGCTGTGGGAGTGTTGGGGATGCCAGGGGGACGCTGGCATTGCCCGGTTCCACATTCGGACGGCTGGACGGACACGTGGACGGACAGGACGGATGGAGACAGCGGCCGTTTGCTGCCCTCTTCAGGAATCCTCTCCCCTCCCGGGGGAGACCTGGCAGCCGCCTGGCCTGGGGCTGTCCcgggggctggaggagctgggggaagacCCCCGAGGTCCCACCACAGGCGGGCTGGTCCTTACCTGGGCCAGGTGGTACTTGTCCCGCAGGTGCATCCGTACAGTGGCCCGTTCTGCCTTCCTCCGCACGAAGGCCTTGTCCCGCTCCATCCTGCAGCAGCGGGCACCCACACTGTCACCCCCCCACCTCACCAAGCCCCCTGCCAGaactgccccccacccctggcaTCGCCCCAGTCCTCTGGCAGCAGCACGGCTGTGCCAGCCCCGGGCTTAGGCAGGAGAAGAAGGGGGTGCAAATGTCCACAAGAAGGTTGCAATGGGGACCTGGGGGCAGGGGCCACATCCTACCCCTCCAACCCCAGCAGGGATGCTCAGCGAAGGTGCCCGTTGGAGGGACTTGCTCCTCCTGTGGCCTCTCAGCTCCCTGATGCTGGGCCACCGGGTCCCCACAGCACCCCGACCCAGGGAGGTGGGACCGTAACGCAATCCCGTGCTGGCCCCTGTCGTCCCTCAGCTCCACGGGCGCTGGGCTGGCACCAGACACCCACCGCTCTAGGGCGCTGACGCCCAGGGGTGCCCCTTGTCACCTACGGTGCACCGAGCCACTGTCCCTGCCCCGTGCCAGCACCCACAGGGACCTCCCGTCCTGCACCAAAGGGCACCCGCTTtgcccctgtcccctgccccggCTGCGTCCCTATCCCTGTcccaccctggggacagcccACGGCGGGTAGGACCCCAGTCCTGGTGTCTGGTGGACCCCAATGACCCCCCAGCGCCGGCGAAACCTTacttctcctccagcagctgctgctggtacTCCTCAAACTCCTCGCGGGCCATGCCGTTGGGCAGCGTGGCCACCTTGCCATCCTTGGGGGACCCCTTGGGCGGCTCCTCCTCACCCCTCCGAAAGCTCTTCAGGGCGGCCGTGAAGAAGGAGGCCATGGGTGGGTGGCTGTGGCAGCCCGTGCTCCACAGTGCCCGGTGCCGCCGAGTCCCTTCCCTGGGGCCAGCGCCTGCAAGGTCAGCGGGACCGGCTGCCCCAGGGGCACCGCGGATCAGGGGAGGATTAAGGCATTAGGAGGGGAAGCCACCAGGGTGGAAAGACCTTCCCGTGCTGCTCGCTGCACCCAAGGGTGCTTGGGGGGGgacagcagtgcagggggacggtGGTGCGGGGGGACAATGGGGTGCTGCCTCATCAGGGCGATGGAGAGGTGGAAGGGGCCGTTGAGCTCCAGCGCACCCTGGATTGGGCTGAAAGACCCCCCCCATTGCATGGGCCCCAATGGAGGGCAGCACCCGCAGGGCCAAATCCTGTTGCGGGGAGCCCTGCACCGTGGGCGCCTAAAGCCACCCACACTGGCACAGGGGGGGTTGGAGGCGCAAGAAGTCGGTGCAGAGGAGACACAAGAGGATTAGCTGAAAAAACCCAATCGAGGGTCAAAGGACTGGAAGGAAGacgaggcggcgggcgggcgcacacacacaaacacacacgcgcgcgcgtGCGGCCCCATGCCCCCGTTAATCCCAGCTCCACCGAGACGTTGAGATTGCTTGGGAGCCGGCGGGGCCAGGGgcttcctgctgctggaggacGTGCCCTGCTCCCGTAATCTATATGCAAGCAATTCCCATACAGACTCTGATTAAAAGAATAATCCCCGGCTGCGCAGAGCCCCAAGGGGAGAGGGGCCGGGCTGCGCATGGGGGGCTCTGAGGGCTGGAGCTCCTGGACACCCCCCAAGCCTTTCGTTGTGCTTTGCCAGGTCCCAAGTGAGGGATAGGCCTAATTTGAGCTCGGAGACTTAAAGATGCTGTTTAACTAATTTCTTTGGTTTAATCAAAAAGCCCAAATCTGTGTGGTTTAGCTGGCTGCGCCCAGCGTCCCCGCGCGGGGCCGGGTGGCTGgagcggggctgcggcggggtTGGGGTTTCATCCTCCAGCAAATGGAGatgtcctgtcctgtcccctgTCACCAGGAGGGGCAGCTTGAAAGGACCCCCACGTCCAGCACCTGCTGTCCAGGGCTGAGTGTGGGGTGTGTGGGGCATGGACCCCCCTTGGGGGctgctctccccaccccagcaggtcaagggagatCGACCCCATGGGAACCTTCTCTGGGATGTGTGGTGGGAagaaggacccatgccaggaTGGGGGGTGGTTGTTGCCTCCTCTTTGGGTGCCCCATTGTAGGAGAGACCCCCCCACCAACTGCTGCCCCATCTCCACAGGGAGAGAGCGGTGCCATGGTCCACCCCTTGCCATGCCGCTCCCAACCCCGGCGGGTCCGGGGTGGGGGCTTCTGGCCATGGATCCCAGGAACAGGACAGGGGTTAAACATCCCTCAGGTgcttcagctccttctgcagcttctctgtGATTTTCTTGAAGGATGGCCGCTTGCCCGgctccagctcccagcagctcttCATCAGGGCATAGACGGCGGGCAGGCAGCCCTCGGGGGGCTCCATACGGTaaccctgctccagcagctccgtCACCTCCTTCAGGCTCTGGCAGGATGGAAAAGCCAGCTGGGATCTCCCCTTCCACCCCTGCCAGAGGCTCACCCTGGCCAGCGGACATGGGATGTCCCCGTCCCATCGGTGCCAGCGGGGTGTGACCTGCGGCGTCCCCCAGCACAGCACTCACCAGTTTAGGGTACGGCGCCCGTCCGAAGGAGAAGGTTTCCCACAGGAGGATCCCGTAGCTCCACACGTCCGACTTGGAGGAgaatttctgcagcagcaggaggaggggtAGCTGAAGCCGGCCGGGGGCCGTGCTGGGCACCCATCCCTCCCTGAGGGCAAGAACAGGAGACAGCGCctgcctcccaccacccccagctccccgggGTGCGAACCCCCTCCCATCACCCACATGGCCTTGGGTCCATCTTGCCGCATCCCGCCGGAGCTCCCCCAATTCCAGCTACGCACCAGGGCAAGGACTGGTCAGGACAGAACCTGAACTTCAGGAGATGCAGGGCTGAATGTGCCAGAAGCCACCATGGGGCATGGATGGGTTGGCGGGAGGGGGGACAAGCAGGGGGGACCCAAGGGGGTGAGCTATTTTGGGAGGACTGCCcagccccccctcccttcccaccatCACTCACGTTGTGTTTCAGGGCCTCCGGGGCCGTCCACTTCACGGGCAGCAAAGTGGCGTCCGCACCCTTGGGATTGACCCGCGCCAAGCCGAAATCGCTCACTTTGGCCACGTTCTCCTCAGAGATGAGGATGTTGCGGGCAGCCAGGTCCCTGTGCACCAGCTTCTTGGACTCCAGGTAGTCCATGCCCTGAGCCACGTCCCTGCCACGGCCACGTGAGGCAGAGCACGGTGTCACCGCGTGTCCCCCAGGGTTGCCTGGGGGGACACAGAGCACCAGTCCGCAGCTCAGAGGGAGGGAGATGGACTTACAGagcaaacaggaggagctgctgggttGGGACAAGCGCCCGGCCCCGTGTGCGCAAGAAGTTCACCAGGTTGCCCTGATAGAGGAGGAGAAACACATAAGGGCCAACGGGACGAGGCTGCCCTGAGACTTTGCCTCCCGTGGGGGCTGCAACACCCTGCACCCATCCAACTCAGCCCCCAAATGGGGATTTTGTCCCCAGATCCAAGCAGCGACGGGTCCCGCTGGCCAAGAACCAGCCGGGTGCTCTCACCTTGCTCATGAACTCCATGACAATGTAGAGGCCGTTGTGCAGGATCACGCCACGCAAACACACCAGGTTTTTGTGTCGGACCTTCCTGAAATGGAAGGGATCCGGGTCAAAGGGGTGCCTGTTCATCCCCGGGTCATGGGGCAGGATTGGGCCACATCCTCCCACAGGTCACTCACGTCATGGCAGCCGTTTCGGTGAGGAAGGCCTGGGCGGTCACGTCACACTTGATGTTCTTCACAGCCACCTTCTGCCCCATATACTCACCCTGCAGGACATCTGGGAGGGAACACGAGGTGTCAGGCTCAGCCCCGTACCTGACCCCCCCATCCCAAGCTGAACCCCCCCATgccatgggatggggaggggacgTCAGGGGGTGCCATTTGGGGAAGGCTATGGCCAGGGAACCTCCAACCCCATCTTTCCACCTACCTCCAAACTCGCCTTGCCCGATGCGGTCTCCCAGGGTGAGGTGCTGCAGGTTCAGCAACCAGCCAGCTGAGCACAGGCACAAGGGTATGTTAGCAGGGGCCGCCAGTGGGGCCGTGCTGCCTTGTCCCCAAAATCCAGCCCGTGACCCTCTGCCGCCATCCCCTACCTTTCGCCAACTCCTCCTCGGCTGACTTCATCCCGGTTTTCGGTTTGGGCTTCACCAGCTTGGTGCAGATGGCTCCCTGCTCCTTCATGTAGTGCTGCCGAGGGATGAAAAGACAGAGGTGATGCGGCGATGCCATCTCTTACCCCGAGCTCAGGGCATGAAGCCACGAAATGGCTGTGGAATGCTCCATGGGACCCCACCACCATCGCCACCCTTGCAGGGCCCAGAGCCCCTTCAGCTCGGACAGCacaaaatgctggtttttttccccagtgctgcaatTTGCAGCCCGTgtctcagccctgctcccctccgGGCACAGCCAGGTTAACACCATGATGGACCATGGGTGACATAGGATGCTACTGGTGAGCCAGACAGCAGCCGATGGGGTTAAAACCCCCGACGggcgctgcagcagcagccaagggTGGTTTGCAGAGGTGACTTGAGCGGAAGCAGCAGGACGGCCAGTGTGGTTACagagccgggccagggcagctgaaagaggaaaggaCCCACCTGAAAGCAGAAGTTGTGTCTAAATGAGGAAAACATATGAGAGTGCAACCCCCTGGAGAGGAGACAGGCAGCAGCTATGAGGCAGGGTGAAGATGGACCTTAAGGAAGAGCTTGCTGGAAGGGCGAGAGCTAACGGGGCAGCCCAGGAGCCCCACGGGGTCAGCAGGTGAGAGGGGGGCTCGGAAGGGAGAGAAACACGGCAAAACGCCTCAAAGCCTCGGTGGGGCTCAGACGGTGGCCTGGTCTCGTCCTCACCCCCTCGTCCAGGGGTAGCAGAGGCTGCCAGGatcttcattttccaaaatgccCTGAGCCCCACTGCTGTGCGAAGCACCGAatgagcagggatggggggaaacGTGGCCCTGGGCAGGGGACCAGGGCTGCTGCCGGCACGGCTGGTTCACAGCAGAGGACATCCCTGGGGCATCCCAGATCTGTCCGTTGCATCCCAAACTGAGTGGGAACCACGAGCCTTTGGCAGGGACAGAAAATTACACCGGGTAACGAAATCCAATGAAAACCCACAGGAGAAAGGGACAGGGACCTGCCACTGCTCCGTGTGACCCCATGAGTTTGTCGCCCTTGATCCAGCACCGGCggggctcactgcccggggaGAGGGCCCTCACCTCGATCATGTCAATGAGGTTGGAGAAGTACTGCTGGCTGTCGATGCTGAGCGTGTTCTCCTCATGCACCACGCGGTAGTGGATGACCTCCTTGCCGAAGCTCACGCACAGCACGTAGTCGCCGGGGTGCCGGACAGACTCGCGCACCAGGAACAGCCCGTCCTcggggggctgcagctcctgcaccGCCTCCACCCCCGAGATCTTCCCGTGGAaccagctggggagaggggcaTTGGGGAGAAGGGCCATGCTGGCGGGCttcccccagcaccagcaggaagacagggagagcagagccccCACCAAATCTACATAGACCCCACTGCATAAAACCCACCCCCGTGAGGTCCATCCAAGCTGGGTGGGCACAACTGGGGGTCTTTAAAGCCAGGCGCTGGCCCCGGCAAATCCCTCCATCTCCAGGGCATGGCTAAGGGCTGCTCTGCCCCCACCTGCCCACCCAAAACCTGGCTGGGGGAAACGCGCTGGACTCATCCGTTGTCGCAGCTCCCAGGGGCTCAGCTGGGCTGCTGACCCCCAACCCCGGGTGCCCACCCCAGCTGTACTCACGGCATGAGGCTGAGCTTGGGGTCGACGCGGATGGCACCGCGCTCCCGCAGCGCGCTGGCCGCCAGCAGCCCCTCCTGTCCCGTCTCGTTGTGTCTGGCACGGTAGCAGCCCTTGCCCTGGGGGCAAGAGGGTCTCAGAGCAAGGGAAGATAAGGGGGAATCCTGCTGGGAACT encodes:
- the LOC142035413 gene encoding complexin-3-like; its protein translation is MASFFTAALKSFRRGEEEPPKGSPKDGKVATLPNGMAREEFEEYQQQLLEEKMERDKAFVRRKAERATVRMHLRDKYHLAQDERDDAQLHIAGGAVELPQELAAMVHSEEEEEEDGGAGAFAFLTKLREVDLPALRDRALGSVDEVKEKCTLM
- the MATK gene encoding megakaryocyte-associated tyrosine-protein kinase, which gives rise to MSGKHWPPGTQCVAKHDHTKPKAQELAFRKGDVVTIIEAVEGKGCYRARHNETGQEGLLAASALRERGAIRVDPKLSLMPWFHGKISGVEAVQELQPPEDGLFLVRESVRHPGDYVLCVSFGKEVIHYRVVHEENTLSIDSQQYFSNLIDMIEHYMKEQGAICTKLVKPKPKTGMKSAEEELAKAGWLLNLQHLTLGDRIGQGEFGDVLQGEYMGQKVAVKNIKCDVTAQAFLTETAAMTKVRHKNLVCLRGVILHNGLYIVMEFMSKGNLVNFLRTRGRALVPTQQLLLFALDVAQGMDYLESKKLVHRDLAARNILISEENVAKVSDFGLARVNPKGADATLLPVKWTAPEALKHNKFSSKSDVWSYGILLWETFSFGRAPYPKLSLKEVTELLEQGYRMEPPEGCLPAVYALMKSCWELEPGKRPSFKKITEKLQKELKHLRDV